Proteins encoded together in one Camarhynchus parvulus chromosome 12, STF_HiC, whole genome shotgun sequence window:
- the GPX1 gene encoding glutathione peroxidase 1 has product MAAAGAGVRAAGLAELSAKPLGAAKPLSLGSLKGKVLLVVNVASLUGTTKRDFLQLNELQQRFGPRGLQVLGFPCNQFGHQENCTNDEILLMLEHVRPGSGFKPNFMMFEKCEVNGKDAHPLFTFLKEALPFPHDDPSSLMTNPQYIIWSPVCRNDISWNFEKFLIGPDGVPFKRYSRHFETIKIQDDIELLLQKVA; this is encoded by the exons ATGGCGGCGGCAGGAGCGGGCGTGCGTGCGGCGGGGCTGGCGGAGCTGTCGGCGAAGCCCTTGGGCGCGGCGAAGCCGCTGTCGCTGGGCTCGCTCAAGGgcaaggtgctgctggtggtcAACGTGGCGTCGCTTTGAGGCACGACCAAGCGCGATTTCCTGCAGCTCAACGAGCTGCAGCAGCGCTTCGGCCCCCGCGGGCTCCAGGTCCTCGGTTTCCCCTGCAACCAGTTCGGCCACCAG GAAAACTGCACCAACGATGAGATCCTTCTCATGCTCGAGCACGTTCGTCCTGGCAGCGGCTTCAAGCCCAATTTCATGATGTTCGAGAAGTGCGAGGTGAACGGGAAGGACGCGCACCCTCTGTTCACCTTCCTGAAAGAGGCGCTGCCCTTCCCGCACGACGACCCCTCGTCGCTGATGACCAACCCGCAGTACATCATCTGGTCCCCGGTGTGCCGCAATGACATCTCCTGGAACTTCGAGAAGTTCCTCATTGGCCCCGACGGCGTGCCCTTCAAACGCTACAGCCGGCATTTCGAAACCATCAAGATCCAGGACGACATTGAGTTGCTTCTGCAGAAGGTTGCCTAG